In Salvia miltiorrhiza cultivar Shanhuang (shh) chromosome 4, IMPLAD_Smil_shh, whole genome shotgun sequence, the DNA window taataaatatttaattaaataataattttcagatatggcataaaaccatatttccaacaatcccccacatgagtgagaaatcagtatgcgaaTGTATGCAGACATTTAGCTCAGTTCTCTTAAgtaacaacattgcatttggaaaggtagcttgtggctttgaacctgccatagtcaatattatcgagtataccggcggcctagtggatatggttccttgaactagtcctcctcggtgtatactgagtcaacaatattgacacaatattgcttcaatccttattcgttctcacgtttgtgtccattacaggccgtggaacacctctttggattcataagtgtttcaatcgaagcggccccacttcacacttacataggtgactcttaactcaagtatcctgctatattTGTCcccttcgaggagttctagagtcattaaaagtcaaagacttaacctcaccacgtgcaggtttctgaacactcactgttctacaaggaataggcaattcgagtgttcaacacacggattttcatagcttagttgtcccattgaaccaagttcttgggatcctccagtcatcatggttgggttgccactatgattatccttaatttgtggacttcaaacccattccccctaacagtttatacatctgatctcgatggatactttttgtcaaaggatccgctatgttatcaattgatcttatataatcaattgtgataactccactagtgatcaaatgtctcacggtattatgacgtcgacgaatatgtctcgacttaccgttatacaaatgattttgtgctcgtccgatagcagcttgactatcacaatgaattattacggacgatacaggtttcgaccaacatggaatatcctcgaggaaatttttaagccactcggcttcttcaccagctttatccaaagctatgaattctgattccatggtcgatctagcaatacatgtttgcttcttggatttccaagacacagcaccacccccacagtgaatacataaccgctcgttgaaaacgagtcttttgcatcagatatccaatttgcatcacagtacccttcaagtacagagggttccctagtataatgaatcgcatagttttgagtatatttcaaatatctcaaaaccctttcaagagctttccaatgttcattactagggttagctgtaaagctgctcaacttgttgaccgagcatgctatatcgggacgagtgcaatttgttagatacatcaggctcccaataatcttcgcatattctaacgcgtcaacaggttctcccttgtgtacactcaaatgcacattaggttcccatggtgtcttagctattggcttgtcaaaagcgttgaatttctttaacactttctcaacgtagtgagattgtgttatagtaataccatcaggtcttcttagaattttaattccaaggataacatcagctaagcccatatctttcatgctaaaatttttacttagcatgcctttggtttcttgaatcactcgggaattacttcccatgatgagcatgtcatctacataaagacaaacaataacatatccgttattagaattcttaatgtagacacatttatcgcactcattgattctgaatccatttgacaacattacactgtcaaattttaaatgccattgaagcggtgcttgcttcaacccatataaagacctttgaagtttgcatactttgtgctcttgcccaggtactacaaacccttcaggttgcttcatatatatttcatcttccaactcgccatacaagaacgcagttttcacatccatttggtgaatctcgagattgtgcaaggcagcaatagcgagaagcatccgaatagatgttagtctggtcacaggtgaataggtatcgaagaaatcatacccttctttctgcctgaaaccttgaacgacaagtcgggctttgtacttatctatagtaccatcagatttgtacttcttctttaggatccatttgcatcctaaagctttacttccaggtggtagatccactaacacccaagtatgattctgcataatggaatcaatctcaatatcgatggcttctttccagagagctgcatctgagccagacatagcttctttaatcgtcaccggttcgccatctagcatcaagacaacataatccggtccatagacattagcttttctaactcgttccccacgtctcggttctacatccataggtttagaccttggtcttttcctattaggtggtacatgattagaacccgtggcatcatctacttgagtagaattactagctacttccataggtttagaacctgtagcatcaccatcaactccatcattagagttcgatgtacctttatccttgttaggatagatatttttcaaagaatatagcattccttgattctatcgttgtcccaacatgtatatcaggtatctccgatctgtgcactataaaacgataggcactgctattaagtgcatgaccaatgaagatacaatccaccgttttaggtcctattgtaacttgctttggtaaaggcacttctaccttggctaaacacccccacactttgaggtatttatacgaaggtttccttcctttccatagctcatagggagttacatctttccctttgagtggaatcttgttcaagatatagttggccgttaagacagcttccccccacatgttctggggtaatcctgaactaatcaacaaggcattcatcatctccttaagagttcgattcttgcgttcagcaacgccgttagattgtggtgaataaggtgcagtcgtttgatgtattataccactttcgttgcataattcagcaaacggagctacatattctccacctctatcacttcgaaccatcttaattcgacatccaagttgattctcggcttcatttttgaagtttataaaagcttcaatagcctcatctttacttttcaataagtaaaggtaacaatactttgtgcaatcgtctataaaggtgataaagtacttcttgccacctctagtttgcacgaactttaaatcacaaacatcggtgtgaataagttccaaaggttgagtgctcctttttaccgatttaaacggtaacttagccattttggcttcaacacaaacttcacatttttcttgtgagttgtattcatcaacttttagtaaatttatttttactaatctctttatagcatttagattaacatgtccaagtctacaatgccataaatcagaacactcaatcaagtaagcagaagaagttgatgcatctttattgattttagccttggcaggcttacaagctcttataccaagtttgaaaagtccttcggaggcatagcctttccctaggaactttccccacttgcgtattacaacatagtcagatttgaaaaacaattcaaaatccttattcgtaagcctaaagcccgaaattaaattctttcggacagttggaacgtgtaatacgtcttttaatgtgatctccacgcccgacgtgagttgaagaatcacatctcccatgtcaaggacttgggatgtccgctcgctagcctccattatcgttttgttttccacttccttgtagttgtggaacaactcacgatttatgcatatatggatggtagcgccggtatccacgaaccaagcgttcgggttgtccacatgtTTCACCTcagagatcatggcagcaaagtcatcgtggttccaatcgtcgaagtccttctcgacgttgttcacgttgccatttgctttcttccgctttggcttgcggcaatccttagccatgtgaccttttttgtcacaattataacatacaccatcaaactttgatggttgactaccgctttgcttccctttacccttattattagggttagggcgaccacgtttgttggagggaccgcctttctcggcgagattggcctttgcctccatcggagcttttcccttttgatcacgacttctcacgtgatcctccatttgaagcttggatattaatatcggcacggacatctccgagcgctcatgcttcaaaaggttttgaaatttcctccaactatgaggtaatttctctatgatgattgcaacgagcaatgcatccgccaagggcatcccttcggcttgaacctcatgtgaaagattttggaattcttccacttggtccatcaatggccgggagtcgaccattttgtattccaaccatttggcgacaatatacttggtagtatttgccttgtccacttgatatttcaaatcaagggcctcccacaattgtttcgcggtttcatgaaccttgaaaacacggtagagccgttcgtccagagacatgagaacggtgttacggcacaagtagtcgccgcggcaccagttcaaatatccggcacgaatttcttggcttgtctccccttcactcggggttggaggtttatcctccatcaagaatccggcaaaccccacggttgtgaggtagaatagcatcttttcttgccaatatttaaaattcttgCCCGAGAACGTTGAtagtttctcggcaagaccaatagttctggATGTTTGCAATGGGGCCATGGTTGACGTTGAAGCGCCcattgatgcaaacgaggaaaacattgacgacgtggttgaaccgatggttgcagaggtggtggcgtcgtccatattgacgtcggtgtgagccatttctcgaacgtgtatcaacggcagagaaataatcttcttgcgattgttagaaccgggtacacgatcgagatattacaaaataaatattttgagatattacaactcaaaataattgaaaatattacaaaagaaaataatttgagaaattacaactcaaataattttatacaactgaaatatactgtataaataaattatacgtataataagtcgagtcgagatgaatctcttcccgcaagaagattatcgccccggtagtgctcttcggtttaggcgtatcttccccaaaggtaaaacgacttcgtctcgtcggatgtagcaccacaatccggcgagctccggcgaactgaataaggatcgaGAACTGAGCTAGACTTATGTTGTGAGTTGTGTGTCGTGAGTTGTGAATTATGATTCGTAAGTTGTGTGCTATGAAgctcacaacacacccatatttataggtgttaaaccaagtgtgaacggccggtgtgaacggCCGGTGGTCAACTCCGtcggctgcggtaggtggccgcaatcgttgaacgcagaagtagAAACTGATttttcctcttcaacatccaaactttgacatacaatatctcactcaccggaaatcggttttgagacttcaagtatgtcacgttgatctactcgagatgtagattaacatccaattattattttaattaaataataaatatttaattaaataataattttcagatatggcataaaaccatatttccaacagtAAGCACCCCAACTATGCAATCATAAGCAAGTGACAGATTACATATATGAGTAAACGAGCATAAACTGTGTTTATACAAAATAAGAAGATTTCACCTTGTCCAGTTCACATTAAGAATCAGTTGAACGGAATTGAGAAAGTTAAACTTAGCTTTGGGGAATAGgggccgactgcccaagcaACTGCCGAACCCCGACTGCCGGAACGGAGAGGAAAGGCGGCGAACACTTGTCTTCTCGCCCGCATCAGAACAACAACGACACCGACCGAAAAAAGGAGAAACCGACCGGAGTTGAGAGGGAAAGACCGGTCGGATTTCGTGAGAGAAAAATTGAGTTTGAAACTTCAGGAGAGATTAGGGCTTTCGATCCCCTTCACGATAGAgacggggagagagagaggcgggtgCAACCGGCGCCGACTGAGTCGCCGGATTCCGGGCGAAAGggtagcagcagcagcagcgatgATTCCTTGAGAATCAGGGCTCGATGTTGGGCTCTGGGATGCCGGGGTTTGACGCGTCACCGGTCGAATCTGACCGGAGCAGATGACGACTGAACGGCCGACCCAACCGACCAGAActtggccgagagagagagggagagatcgGCTTTGGGGTGAGCGGCTccaacagagagagagaaagagaacaGGGCCGAGAgttttgagaagagagagagagggcttgattttattttaattatttgagcttttcccttttaaaTTTTTGGGCTTGAGTTATTTTAAGATTTGGGCTTCCTTTTATTTAagtttgggccgaattttgagCTTGTTTGTTTTAAAAGGATTGGGCTGAGATATAGTTGTTGATGGACTTCTTTTCCAAATTCTATACATATATtgttgggccgatttatttcatttgggccgatttatttgCTTATTaagctaagattaattcttttcagtccacattaattattatttggacccctattttaattgttttgggtcgaagactttttaagttgggctttaattctttcaaagcttgagctgaagttacttcTTTAGTTAAGCCTAACAGTATCTGTTtggatggagcccaattatttatcagtggaTGAGCTGATTATGCagtaaatgagccgcccagtctattaattattgttttggaCTTCAGATTTAAAGCGAGCTATCATTGTTTTTTCATTAAAGCCACTggtttacttaattaattggctactctcttttgagccgattgattatttgaggttacattagtaattatgtttttatcgaAAAgtccgataatttctacaaggtcacacctcgattaaagccgagttagtcctttaTCTTCGAtcgagtacaaatgcgaggtttatttcacaactagaatattacgatgaggaaggaagaagcacaactttattcgaccgcgttatacgagaattagttaaatctattaacgtGGATTAATAGttgaattcccgattatcgctcagaagattagtacatgcatacgagatttatgcatagttaaattacgcttctcattaattgagaatttttcctcaagccaatgtcttattttacattctcgtgattaaggtcaagcgcgagagtaagaactactcaaggagtcagtaccttagcaaaaccttgctatcaggtgggcaatttcttacgtgtaaataaaatgctatcaATGAACTATGCAAGttgtatgctttattatgcctaaatgagttaagcttttattatgcttcacgctatgctgtttatgcTACTTACGCCTTATgtgatttacgcttgattacgcttatttacgcttgaatgctttacgctaatAAGTTGATGCctgtgtttgatgcttgcgtctgttgggggaggcctccctcaacagtacgatgccgtgtccgctgaggagggccttcctcacggcgcgatgcccgtgtccgctgagggaagcctccctcgcggcgcgatgccagtatgccagtgtttcAGCGTCCGTTGGGGGAAACCACCCTCgacggtacgatgctagcgtctattgggggaggcctccctcaatagtacgatgccgtgaccgctgagggaggcccctcTCACGGcacgatgcccgtgttcgttggggaaggccttctccacgacacgatgcttgtttatgattcttaatgatgaagaatgcgctcatgctgtttatgaatctggaaatgtttaatgagcaaaggatttgaaagaaaatttatgcctcttatgcgaagcgtgtttatgattgttattGATGTTAAGTTTatgctttagttttggcaactgcccactaagtactcttgtacttagccctacgtatgtttatgtttgtgcaggttgagctgtgatgggcgatgaagtgttgctgagtggagttttgtCGATcctaaagtaggctcagaaaggatacatgtcttcatacatgtatctcagttatgctttccgctgtaaatactgattatttcagttatgccttccgctgcaaactctgataatgttttagtcaagcctttaactatgcctttttcccttcaaggaatatttcacgcgtattcaagttctttgagtatcctttttatgcgaactatgcctttttcctttcaAGGAATATTTCACACGTATTCAAGTTCTtcgagtattcttttatgcgccctttctaaacccgcttcttaattttccgtccccagtcatggttttcccggcttaattatccttaattaaggccggtcgtgacaataaacaaacaaacaaaaatgtACATTACCATCATTGCTATACCCAAATATAAATTGTATtgcttttttttggggggggggggggttggaaAGCAAAGTTTgaaaaatatggtttggtttatattttggaaaaaaatatgGTTTACGGTTTAGATTtggttttttaaaattatagacCAAACCGTAaaccatattattattattattattattattattattattattattattattattattattattattattattattattattattattattattattattattattattattattattattattgttattattattgttattgttattgttattgttattgttattgttattgttattgttattgttattgttattattattattattattattattagggtaaAGTAGCAAATACCCCCCCGAcgttggcgtccctatcgcgtatagccCCCCATAGTCAGGGtcagcgctgtttactaccctaacgtggcaaaatcgtagCAATTAAACCCCCGCCACTTAACGGCCCTAAACTCCGtctgaaatttatttttattttttatttattaaaagtgGGGCCCTCACCAACGATTTTCAGCGGGAGACGAAGGGGTTTGGTGCTACTCCTAACATACCCAAAGGTCTTCTCCACTGCCATTCCAATTTCAAATCCGAAAAACCCTTCTCCTTCGCCGCTGCTCGTCTGTGAATTCAAACCTTGCATGCAATGGCAGAAGATGAAAAGGACGGTTCAGGGTAAGTGTGTTGCTTGAGAAAATTGCGATTTAGCTTCGTTTGTGTTTGTTAGTTCGAGCactgattttttttgttttgcgtTTCAGTAACGTTTTTTAGTGCTTCTTTTTCAACTACGGGGGGTATTGGGAGAAGAAGCACGCCTGGTGTTATGAAGAGGTAAATACTGACTTTGTGGAGAGTGCAAATATTGATTCATTGACATTCGAAATGATTGTGAAGAAATATGAAGAACTAGGCTTCCGAAATCCTAAAGCATATTTCGTGCAAGATTCGAATGAAACTTACGAGAATGGACTTTATGCTATTTACGATGAGGAATCGATGAGGAGAGTGCTGGATTTAGGTTTCATTTATGGTTGGGACGAGGTCTGTATATACATAGATCATGAGATGCTTCCTTTTCCTTCTGAATTGGTGGATAGAGTACGCGGGTTCCtagatgaagaagaaagggtAAAGCTTGATAGGTTACAATCAAAGGGGGAGAGTGAAAAGTCGCGATTGATTCAGGGTGAAGGAGGTAAGTTTGATGGAATTCAGGGTGATGGGGATAGGATTGAGGGAATTCAGGGTGATGGGGATAGGATTGAGGAAATTCAGGGTGATGGGGATACACTGCCTAAATAGATAGATGAAGATAGGATTAAGGAAACTCAGGGAGAGGGTAGAGATCAGAGAGGGGTAGATGCAAGAGAAGGTGATGCTTTGGTCGAGGAAGATCTTCATACTGTCAACATCATGGAGTTTGATGACATGGAAATTCAGGAAGGAGAGAACAGTGAGTGCAGTGATGAAGATGGTGAAACAGATGAAGATGAGATGGATGATGAATCAAGTGGAGAGGAAGATGAGATGGATGATGAATCAAGTGGAGAGGAAGATGAGATGGAGGATCTTGAAGATGGTTTAGACGTAAGCTCCAAGCTTGGGCAAACTTTTGGCTCTGTCAAGGAAGCAAGGGATGTTGTCAATCTCTACGGAATAGAAGGTGGATATAGGTTGAGGTTTGTCAAGAATGAGAGTTCAAGGCTGAGGGTTGTTTGTCTGAATTCAAAGAGCTGCCCTTTTCTGTTCTATTGCTCAAAGATAGGCAATGATGGAGGCATGGCTGTGAAGACATTGATCTTGGAGCACAGTTGTTACAAGCAGTGGACTGTGCCAAGTATGACACAAACTTGGCTTGCAAACCACTTCAAAAGCAGAGTATACAAGGATACTAAGTTCACTGCAAAGCAGATGCAAGAAGATATCAAGATCAATTTCAAGCTTCATGTTTCCTTGTTCAAGTGCAAGAGAGCAAGAAAATTGATCATGACAGAGCTTAATGGAAGTGTCATCAATGAATTCAAGATGTTAGAAGCATATATTCAGATTTTGAAAGAGAAGAATCCTGGATCAAGGTGTGAGTTACAACTTTCTAAAGAAGCCGCGGAAAGGGGTGCAAGAGTTTTTAGGAGATTGTTTGTCATGTTGGATGCATGCAAACGGAACTGGTTAATAGGTTGTAGACCTATTATTTGCCTAGATGGATGCCATCTGAAGAGCCTTTCCGGGGGTGTATTATTGACGGCAGTTGGGAAGGATGCAAACGACCAAATCATGCCATTAGCATGGGCGGTTGTGAGCAAGGAAAACAAGGTTAATTGGACATGGTTTATGTCATTGATGAAAGCTGAGTTGGAATTGAAGGATGGTGAAAGTGTTACCATTATTTCAGATATGCAAAAGGTTAGAATCTAAATCTCATTCAAGTTGTTTTATTTACTTCAATACGTATTAAACTGATGGATGATTAACTGCCCTTTGTAGGGTCTTATAAATGTCGTGGAGCTCATACTTCCGCAAGCGGAGCATAGATGGTGTGCTAGACACATCTATGCGAATTGGTCGAAGAATTGGAGAGGCCCCGAGTTGAAGAAGCGTTTTTGGATCTGTGCTTGGAGTTCTTACGAGGAAGAGTTCAAGGAGAACTTGACTAAGCTTGGGGAGATCAAGAAGAAAGCTGCAGATGAGCTTATGAGGTATCCTCCACGTACGTGGTGCCGAGCCTACCAAGATTTCAGGTGCTCTTCGTACATGGTTGATAATAATGTGTCCGAATCATTTAATTCTAGTTTGTTAGAAGCTAGGAGCAAACCAATCGTGAGCATGTTAGAGGATATACGAGTCTTGGTGATGAATAGGTTTAGGGATAGAAAGAGGATGTCGATGACTTGGAAGAGAGAGTGGTCCCCTGCTGCCATGAAGGTGTTCATGGCAGCTAGGGAAGATTCTACCATTTGTCAGGTGTTGTGGAATGGTGATAATGGGTATGAGATTGGTGAAGGGTTGGAGAAGCATACTGTGCTACTCGACAGGATGCAATGCACTTGCAGGATATGGGGGTTACGTGGCATTCCTTGCCAACATGCAATTGCAGCAATGTACCATTCAAAGATGAATCCGGAGAGTAAGATTGCACATTGGTATCACAAAGACACATACGAAAACTCTTATGTACACACAATTCAGCCTGTTCCAGGGGTGAAGTTCTACAAGATAAAGGCCCATGCTCCTATTGAGCCTCCCGCAGTTGAGAAAAAAATTGGAAGGCCTAAGAAAGTCAGGGTGAGGGCTAGCAATGAATCAAGGCAGAAGGCTCACAAGCTTTCTAGGATTGGGCAAGTACAGCTTTGCAGCCAATGCAAATCCACCGGGCACAAGAAGAATCATTGCCCCAATGCATCAACTGAAggatgttggatttgtatactgaaagcaagaactttatgcttgtatacaatgattcctgttattcactattcttatctc includes these proteins:
- the LOC131023057 gene encoding uncharacterized protein LOC131023057: MEFDDMEIQEGENSECSDEDGETDEDEMDDESSGEEDEMDDESSGEEDEMEDLEDGLDVSSKLGQTFGSVKEARDVVNLYGIEGGYRLRFVKNESSRLRVVCLNSKSCPFLFYCSKIGNDGGMAVKTLILEHSCYKQWTVPSMTQTWLANHFKSRVYKDTKFTAKQMQEDIKINFKLHVSLFKCKRARKLIMTELNGSVINEFKMLEAYIQILKEKNPGSRCELQLSKEAAERGARVFRRLFVMLDACKRNWLIGCRPIICLDGCHLKSLSGGVLLTAVGKDANDQIMPLAWAVVSKENKVNWTWFMSLMKAELELKDGESVTIISDMQKGLINVVELILPQAEHRWCARHIYANWSKNWRGPELKKRFWICAWSSYEEEFKENLTKLGEIKKKAADELMSLLEARSKPIVSMLEDIRVLVMNRFRDRKRMSMTWKREWSPAAMKVFMAAREDSTICQVLWNGDNGYEIGEGLEKHTVLLDRMQCTCRIWGLRGIPCQHAIAAMYHSKMNPESKIAHWYHKDTYENSYVHTIQPVPGVKFYKIKAHAPIEPPAVEKKIGRPKKVRVRASNESRQKAHKLSRIGQPGMPSARVVSLGDVSTQESSDPGVRFPIPDERECKRKYKDIGKNKSTKLPFKPPGLRWKGKNSVTAAALVDEAVAKRTRLSKAKSSQSSGISNVYD